A region from the Wolbachia endosymbiont (group A) of Rhinocyllus conicus genome encodes:
- a CDS encoding 50S ribosomal protein L25/general stress protein Ctc produces the protein MTQQEIVTINAELRDITKTKAMHSLRKKGNIPGIIYGKGHDNVNLTLSAKEFTKQYKSGSLSAHLIELNISGKKEYALVRDIQLHVVKDTVQHVDFQFVDKGSEIKIDIPLSFVNESKAPGIKLGGVLNVLCRSIAVKCSPDKIPQVIEVDLSGKMIGQSIHINDVKLPEGVKFVAHEEENFTIVTISAADSDVEEPQAETE, from the coding sequence ATGACGCAACAAGAAATAGTAACAATTAATGCAGAGTTACGTGATATAACAAAAACAAAAGCGATGCATTCTCTAAGGAAGAAAGGAAACATCCCTGGAATCATATATGGAAAGGGTCATGATAATGTAAATTTAACATTGTCTGCAAAGGAATTCACGAAGCAATATAAATCAGGCTCTCTTTCTGCACATTTGATAGAGCTGAATATTTCGGGCAAAAAGGAATATGCTCTTGTTCGCGATATCCAATTGCATGTAGTAAAGGATACTGTGCAACATGTTGATTTTCAATTTGTTGATAAAGGCAGCGAAATTAAAATAGACATACCTCTATCATTTGTGAATGAAAGTAAAGCTCCAGGGATCAAGTTAGGTGGAGTGCTTAATGTTTTGTGTCGTTCTATTGCTGTTAAATGCTCTCCTGATAAAATACCTCAGGTTATTGAAGTTGATTTATCCGGTAAAATGATTGGCCAGTCTATACATATTAATGATGTAAAATTACCAGAAGGTGTTAAGTTTGTAGCTCATGAAGAAGAAAATTTTACTATTGTTACAATTTCTGCTGCCGATAGTGACGTTGAAGAACCTCAAGCAGAAACAGAGTAA